In Wolbachia endosymbiont of Spodoptera picta, a single window of DNA contains:
- the dnaJ gene encoding molecular chaperone DnaJ, translating into MNKKNYYDLLEVSRNASTDEIKKAYKKLALKYHPDRNPGNKEAEEKFKEVTAAYEVLSDSEKRAGYDRYGHDGASGGFDFSQAGGDFSDIFNDFFGGGFGGSTSRSRTKRSTTGVSGSDLRYDLKITLEDAFKGIQAPIHYVTNIKCNTCQGTGSEGAIKPVQCNTCQGSGRIRTQQGFFTIERTCTTCYGEGEIIQNKCKKCGGSGRKRDEVNISVSIPKGIEEGAKVRVSGKGEAGARGGKSGDLYVCVKIATHQIFTRNRADLHCKVPIRMTLAVLGGEIDIQSIDGAKIKVKVPEGTQTGTKLRCREKGMPYMNSHARGDLYVQVIVETLNPKNLTQKQIELLKALEEEEHESVEQKSEGFFGKVKKK; encoded by the coding sequence ATGAACAAAAAAAACTATTATGATCTGCTAGAAGTGAGCAGAAATGCTAGTACTGACGAGATAAAAAAAGCATATAAAAAACTAGCATTAAAATATCATCCTGACAGAAATCCTGGTAATAAGGAAGCAGAGGAAAAATTTAAAGAAGTAACAGCTGCATATGAAGTTCTATCTGACTCTGAAAAAAGAGCAGGTTATGATCGTTATGGTCACGATGGTGCTTCTGGTGGATTTGATTTCAGCCAAGCTGGAGGGGATTTTAGCGATATATTTAACGATTTTTTTGGTGGAGGATTTGGCGGCAGTACAAGTAGGTCAAGAACAAAAAGAAGTACAACAGGAGTATCTGGATCAGATCTGCGCTACGATCTTAAAATTACCTTAGAAGATGCATTTAAAGGAATACAAGCACCTATACATTATGTGACAAATATAAAATGTAATACATGCCAAGGCACAGGTAGCGAAGGAGCAATCAAACCAGTTCAGTGCAACACATGCCAGGGAAGCGGTAGAATTAGAACTCAACAGGGCTTTTTTACCATTGAAAGAACGTGTACTACATGCTATGGGGAAGGAGAAATAATACAAAATAAATGTAAGAAATGCGGTGGAAGTGGGCGTAAAAGAGATGAAGTAAATATCTCCGTTTCAATTCCAAAAGGCATAGAAGAAGGAGCTAAGGTAAGGGTCAGTGGTAAAGGAGAAGCTGGAGCAAGAGGTGGAAAAAGCGGAGATTTATACGTATGTGTGAAAATAGCTACTCATCAGATCTTCACTCGCAATAGAGCAGATTTACACTGTAAAGTGCCTATAAGAATGACACTAGCAGTACTTGGTGGTGAAATCGATATTCAATCAATTGATGGAGCTAAAATAAAAGTAAAGGTCCCTGAAGGCACTCAAACTGGTACCAAACTACGTTGTAGGGAAAAGGGTATGCCATATATGAACTCACATGCTCGTGGTGATTTATACGTACAGGTAATAGTTGAGACTTTAAATCCAAAGAATTTAACCCAAAAGCAGATTGAGCTATTAAAAGCGCTTGAGGAAGAGGAACATGAAAGTGTAGAGCAGAAATCTGAAGGATTCTTTGGAAAAGTAAAAAAAAAATGA
- a CDS encoding phosphoribosylformylglycinamidine synthase subunit PurL, which yields MANIRIEVFNKCEQVGRRRVVNVYLIYISKELPSKLHEEICGLFYNKVIQDCRYYSYNENLEKVQYNFIESQAKWGLEISFLPGMTDNVGNTAKQIVREYLMSKGHIDESVSIKARSSKLILSQGGFPTEDDIKQEFNPITEYCTLVYKENGNCHWKYYSKPNTPPGVITARDQEKKEWIPVSSTGMTPGNNGAKSVKLNVSDQELEKISRDGIDGNGTLGLSLAAMKAIKDYFEKLGRNPYDIELESLAQTWSEHCKHNIFCSPIDEIKDGLYAHYIKRATREINSNICVSVFSDNAGGIIFDDDYLIVDKVETHNSPSALDPFGGAMTGVLGVNRDIVGFGKGAEPIMNTYYFCFAKESKGKLYRDKERTDKILPPKYIMKEVIHGVNVAGNCSGIPTQLGSVYFDDRFCGKPLVFVGSIGIIPRNINNAPSHIKEPKNGDKIVIIGGRVGRDGIHGATFSSEALSGNSPSTIVQIGDPITQKKLSNAVVKARDLGLYNAITDNGAGGLSSSIGEMGKDGFEVDLSKVLLKNDGMAPWEIWISESQERMTLAVPEENLPAFKQIMKTHDVEVCVIGEFNKSGKAVVKCPPGAVIMDIETEFLHDGNPKMHLQTNPWSGKSNPYAVIPEFSPVIPVLDTGTQQAFSANKSKTLCKNTCDGRVELEIDSSVKHWNDTFALKEMLSRPNIRSKEFIVVQYDHEVQGSSILKPLQGKGRVCSEAVVSRPVLSSNKGVVKSQGFGSSYGEIDTYHMAACAIDTAIRNYVAAGGNINHLALLDNFCWCDAYNPERLWQLKRAAEACYNFATAFKTPFISGKDSMFNDFKGYDENGEKVMISAPPSLLISAIGVIDNIENAVSLDVKMPGDLIYVLGTTHDELGKSEYQLYSGIDNNNVPKVNAKSARKLYERYNQAIKDGIIVSAIAPNLGGLIIALAKSLIAGDLGAEIDLSLVPIGKTQNTDIINKIIMFSESQSRILVTIAPQNQRKFEELFKGIVFSCIGKVTKEKALNIKDIIRIDLKDLGTSLNNF from the coding sequence ATGGCAAACATCAGAATAGAAGTTTTTAATAAATGTGAACAAGTTGGCCGCAGAAGGGTAGTTAATGTTTACTTGATTTACATAAGCAAAGAATTACCATCAAAATTACATGAAGAAATTTGTGGGCTATTTTATAATAAAGTCATACAAGACTGCCGTTATTATTCCTACAATGAAAACCTTGAAAAAGTTCAATATAACTTCATAGAATCACAAGCAAAATGGGGCTTGGAGATAAGCTTTTTACCTGGCATGACCGATAACGTAGGAAACACGGCAAAACAAATTGTTAGAGAATATCTAATGAGCAAAGGCCACATTGATGAAAGTGTTTCTATCAAGGCAAGAAGTTCAAAATTGATTCTAAGTCAAGGAGGTTTTCCAACCGAAGATGACATAAAACAGGAATTCAATCCTATTACTGAATATTGCACACTTGTCTATAAAGAAAACGGCAATTGCCATTGGAAGTATTACAGTAAACCAAATACCCCACCTGGTGTCATTACAGCGCGTGACCAGGAAAAAAAAGAATGGATTCCAGTGTCAAGCACTGGGATGACACCAGGTAATAATGGAGCAAAATCTGTCAAACTCAATGTAAGTGACCAAGAGCTTGAAAAAATCAGCAGAGATGGAATCGATGGTAATGGCACGTTAGGACTCTCGCTGGCAGCAATGAAAGCTATAAAGGATTACTTTGAAAAACTCGGTAGAAATCCATATGATATTGAACTTGAGTCTCTGGCACAGACTTGGTCTGAACATTGTAAACACAATATTTTTTGCTCCCCTATTGATGAAATAAAAGATGGTCTATATGCTCATTATATTAAGCGTGCAACGCGTGAGATAAATTCTAACATATGCGTGTCAGTTTTCTCCGACAACGCAGGAGGAATAATTTTTGATGACGATTACTTGATTGTAGATAAAGTTGAAACTCACAATAGTCCTTCAGCTCTCGATCCGTTCGGTGGAGCAATGACTGGAGTGCTTGGAGTTAATCGAGATATAGTCGGTTTTGGCAAAGGTGCAGAACCTATAATGAATACTTATTACTTTTGCTTTGCCAAAGAATCAAAAGGCAAACTTTATAGAGATAAAGAGCGTACTGATAAAATCTTACCACCAAAATATATAATGAAAGAAGTGATTCACGGTGTTAATGTTGCTGGTAATTGCTCCGGTATTCCAACGCAACTTGGATCGGTATACTTTGACGATAGATTCTGTGGAAAGCCATTAGTTTTTGTTGGAAGCATCGGAATTATTCCACGGAATATAAATAATGCACCTTCACACATAAAAGAACCCAAAAACGGTGATAAAATCGTAATTATTGGTGGAAGAGTTGGAAGGGACGGAATTCACGGTGCAACTTTTTCTTCAGAGGCATTGTCGGGAAATAGCCCTTCAACAATTGTGCAAATTGGTGATCCTATAACACAAAAAAAATTATCCAACGCCGTCGTAAAAGCAAGAGATCTTGGTCTTTATAATGCAATAACGGATAATGGAGCAGGCGGTCTATCATCGTCCATTGGTGAAATGGGAAAAGACGGATTTGAAGTTGATTTGAGCAAGGTTCTCCTTAAAAACGATGGTATGGCTCCTTGGGAAATATGGATATCAGAATCACAAGAGAGAATGACCTTAGCAGTGCCAGAAGAAAATCTTCCTGCGTTTAAGCAAATCATGAAAACACATGATGTGGAGGTCTGTGTAATTGGAGAATTCAACAAAAGTGGCAAAGCCGTTGTTAAATGTCCCCCAGGGGCAGTAATAATGGACATCGAAACTGAATTTCTGCATGATGGTAATCCTAAAATGCATTTACAGACAAATCCATGGTCTGGAAAATCTAACCCATACGCTGTCATTCCAGAATTCTCTCCTGTTATCCCAGTGCTTGACACTGGAACCCAGCAGGCTTTTTCTGCAAATAAATCTAAAACTTTATGTAAAAATACGTGCGATGGCAGAGTTGAGCTTGAGATAGATTCCAGTGTCAAGCACTGGAATGACACCTTTGCACTAAAAGAAATGCTAAGCAGACCAAACATACGCAGCAAAGAGTTTATAGTGGTGCAATATGACCATGAGGTTCAAGGATCGTCAATACTGAAACCACTGCAAGGTAAGGGAAGAGTGTGCAGTGAAGCTGTTGTCTCGAGGCCAGTCCTTTCTTCAAACAAAGGTGTTGTAAAATCGCAGGGATTTGGCTCAAGTTATGGAGAAATTGACACTTATCACATGGCAGCATGTGCGATTGACACTGCAATACGTAACTACGTAGCTGCAGGAGGAAATATAAATCATCTAGCGTTGCTCGACAATTTTTGCTGGTGTGATGCTTATAATCCAGAAAGGCTGTGGCAACTAAAGAGAGCTGCAGAGGCTTGTTACAACTTTGCAACTGCATTTAAAACGCCATTTATATCCGGAAAAGATAGTATGTTTAACGACTTTAAGGGATATGATGAAAATGGCGAGAAAGTGATGATATCTGCACCACCTTCACTACTCATTTCAGCAATTGGAGTTATAGACAATATTGAAAATGCGGTATCGCTTGATGTGAAAATGCCAGGGGACTTGATATATGTGCTTGGTACAACCCACGATGAGCTTGGTAAATCTGAATATCAGTTATATAGTGGAATAGATAATAACAACGTGCCAAAAGTTAATGCAAAGAGCGCTAGGAAGTTGTATGAACGTTACAACCAGGCAATAAAAGATGGCATAATTGTCTCTGCAATTGCACCAAACTTAGGCGGCTTAATTATTGCTCTGGCAAAATCGCTAATTGCAGGAGACCTTGGTGCTGAAATTGATCTTTCACTAGTACCAATAGGAAAAACACAAAATACAGACATAATAAACAAGATAATAATGTTTTCTGAATCGCAAAGTAGAATATTAGTAACCATTGCCCCGCAAAATCAGCGGAAGTTTGAAGAATTGTTTAAAGGTATAGTTTTTTCATGTATTGGAAAAGTGACAAAGGAGAAAGCTCTCAATATAAAGGATATTATAAGAATAGATTTGAAAGACTTAGGTACTAGTTTAAATAACTTTTGA
- a CDS encoding PD-(D/E)XK nuclease family protein: MGRVFTVNVNESLFDVLVQHIFSEYEREKIPEIKIILPCKRDVIALLSAFKNYRTIILPEIVSLENIDEEDLILNLDRVKVINPTKRTLLLIQFILEWNKKHNDSFPIDLVYSLPSLLQYTQIADCYQLDEHSKKMENFINLLIKTWSNTLKNLGVVDILKHKSDYINNMIASLKKDQHMIFIGIGKEEIYKLLIKAVYDLPFGKIILPNLNLKIKEKDWQSLDKKHYQYCLKDLLDYLSIGREDVSFLPEACSDVIPVPRHSDPENLTLNECTRWLYNRNWIPVSSTGMTSSTTQITCKLQCSYTKNQRAGMTGSPELDYVFDTTADLSKVSNGYIGNIEVITCDSREEEAQVTSLIMENEGYENVSLFVFDKLLAVRMVCSISKNYSYVTLLLYSIEILNSKWNGVALLSLLKHRLVTFGYAQEKYTRILSEFEIEVLRSFDISGLKDIINAISTCKKLRYKEDILIIISRLETIFNLLLNLINYPISDIAAAHLQCVNVLSNVNFLELNGEIGNFTRDFLNACDGIAIECSLELYSQILILFLKRKFFSPENNFDKFSLYQNKVVILAGFNDIPNFQNPFLSALNREKFNLPSVQEEQGYFLYTLRNLFGAGKVYITRLVSDRKSILLRRLEVLLQEPKYPYRNWLRILNTPECIVPCTQPMPKPQAKVREEKMQVMSCSAVEKLIRNPYSFYVEYILNLRQLKDLNFKPSILEFGTMVHNIFARYLRNEKSLMSITREIFSSNRFHFSNMWWVRLQRIIQSFVEFDRTGNNQVELEKSFSYPIFHIPARDTQLRGCCTTSTKKKGVIPVLDYLDPENLIANEHTRQLCNKSWSDTRMTEEISLTARCDRVEYLPGGQVAIIDYKLGSPPSNEEVMSGFFPQLILQALAVEYTTKKEVSELAYWKLDYDKIKVIALKDYRQKMHEFQNILPDFLSNYLRDTTPFIASPYFDKFLRFNSYKQLERIGEWL; encoded by the coding sequence GTGGGAAGAGTTTTTACTGTTAATGTGAATGAGTCCCTTTTTGATGTTCTGGTTCAGCACATATTTTCTGAATATGAAAGAGAAAAAATTCCCGAGATAAAGATCATACTTCCCTGCAAGAGGGATGTGATAGCATTGCTGAGTGCATTCAAGAATTACAGAACTATAATTTTGCCAGAGATAGTTTCACTAGAAAACATTGATGAAGAAGATTTAATATTAAATCTTGATAGAGTTAAAGTTATTAACCCGACAAAGAGAACGCTGCTACTCATTCAATTTATATTGGAGTGGAATAAAAAACACAATGATAGTTTTCCAATCGATCTAGTTTACAGTTTGCCGTCATTACTTCAATATACCCAAATAGCGGATTGTTATCAGCTTGATGAGCATTCGAAGAAAATGGAGAATTTCATAAACTTACTTATCAAAACTTGGAGTAATACTTTAAAAAATTTAGGAGTAGTAGATATACTAAAGCATAAGAGTGACTACATAAACAATATGATAGCCTCCCTGAAGAAAGATCAGCATATGATCTTTATTGGAATTGGAAAGGAGGAGATTTATAAGTTGTTGATTAAAGCTGTATACGACCTGCCATTTGGAAAGATAATTTTACCTAATCTGAATTTGAAAATTAAAGAGAAAGATTGGCAATCACTTGATAAAAAACATTATCAATATTGCCTGAAAGATCTGCTCGATTATTTAAGTATAGGCAGAGAGGATGTAAGTTTTCTGCCAGAAGCGTGTTCTGATGTCATTCCAGTACCCAGACACTCGGATCCAGAAAACTTAACTTTAAATGAGTGCACCAGGTGGCTGTACAATAGAAACTGGATTCCAGTGTCAAGCACTGGAATGACATCATCTACTACTCAAATTACCTGCAAATTACAATGTTCGTACACTAAAAATCAGAGGGCTGGGATGACAGGCAGTCCTGAACTAGATTATGTCTTTGATACAACTGCCGATCTAAGTAAAGTTAGTAATGGATATATTGGCAATATTGAAGTCATCACTTGTGATTCCAGAGAGGAAGAAGCACAGGTGACGTCACTAATTATGGAGAATGAAGGTTATGAAAACGTTTCTTTGTTTGTTTTTGATAAATTACTTGCAGTTCGTATGGTGTGCTCCATATCGAAAAACTATTCTTATGTGACGCTTCTGCTTTATAGTATTGAGATTTTGAACTCAAAATGGAACGGTGTAGCATTGCTTTCTCTTCTTAAACATAGGCTAGTGACTTTTGGTTACGCTCAAGAAAAGTACACTCGTATTTTATCTGAGTTTGAGATAGAAGTATTGCGTAGCTTTGATATAAGTGGTCTTAAGGATATTATCAACGCTATTAGTACTTGTAAAAAGCTAAGATATAAAGAAGATATATTAATTATTATCAGTAGATTAGAAACTATATTTAATCTTTTACTTAATCTTATAAATTATCCTATTTCTGATATAGCAGCAGCTCATTTACAGTGTGTTAATGTGCTTTCTAATGTGAATTTTCTAGAGCTAAATGGTGAAATAGGTAATTTTACTCGTGATTTCTTAAATGCATGTGACGGTATAGCAATTGAGTGTTCCTTAGAGTTATATAGTCAAATCCTGATATTATTTTTAAAAAGGAAGTTTTTTTCTCCAGAAAATAACTTTGATAAATTTAGCTTATATCAAAATAAAGTTGTAATACTTGCTGGATTTAATGATATACCAAATTTTCAGAATCCGTTTTTGAGTGCACTGAATAGAGAAAAATTTAACCTTCCTTCTGTGCAAGAAGAGCAAGGGTACTTTTTGTATACTTTGCGCAATTTATTTGGTGCCGGCAAGGTTTATATTACGAGGCTAGTGAGTGATAGAAAATCAATTCTATTGCGCCGTTTGGAGGTTCTGTTACAAGAACCAAAATATCCTTATCGCAATTGGCTAAGAATATTAAATACACCTGAGTGCATTGTTCCATGTACTCAGCCTATGCCAAAACCTCAAGCCAAAGTCAGAGAAGAAAAAATGCAAGTGATGTCTTGCAGTGCGGTAGAAAAACTGATTCGTAACCCTTATTCATTTTATGTTGAATACATACTGAACCTTAGACAGTTGAAAGACTTAAATTTTAAGCCATCGATATTGGAGTTTGGCACTATGGTACACAATATTTTTGCAAGATATTTACGCAACGAAAAGTCGCTGATGAGTATTACACGAGAAATATTCTCGTCTAATCGATTCCACTTTTCAAATATGTGGTGGGTAAGGTTGCAGAGGATAATTCAATCTTTTGTTGAGTTTGATAGGACTGGAAACAATCAAGTTGAGTTGGAGAAGAGCTTTTCCTATCCGATATTTCATATTCCAGCGCGTGACACACAACTGCGCGGATGCTGTACAACTTCCACTAAGAAGAAGGGTGTCATCCCAGTGCTTGACTACTTGGATCCAGAAAATTTGATTGCAAATGAACACACCAGACAATTGTGTAATAAGAGCTGGTCAGATACTCGAATGACAGAAGAAATTTCACTGACAGCAAGATGTGATAGAGTTGAGTATCTACCAGGTGGGCAAGTAGCAATTATAGACTATAAACTTGGTTCACCACCTTCCAATGAGGAAGTTATGTCAGGATTTTTCCCGCAATTAATTTTACAAGCTTTAGCAGTGGAATACACAACAAAAAAAGAAGTCTCGGAGCTTGCTTATTGGAAACTTGATTATGATAAAATAAAGGTTATTGCTTTGAAAGATTATAGACAAAAAATGCATGAATTTCAGAATATTCTACCAGATTTCTTATCTAATTATTTAAGAGATACTACTCCCTTCATTGCCTCTCCTTATTTTGATAAATTCCTGAGATTTAACAGCTACAAACAACTAGAAAGGATAGGGGAGTGGTTATAA